Proteins encoded by one window of Xiphophorus couchianus chromosome 13, X_couchianus-1.0, whole genome shotgun sequence:
- the ppp1r11 gene encoding E3 ubiquitin-protein ligase PPP1R11 — MAEVPGTSSETITETVQTNTPPPPQQEGRSLTIKLRKRKTEKKVEWSSDTVDNEHLGRRSSKCCCIYEKPRQFGESSSESEGDDDDEGCGSANCILGHGRKGHGQRPDEGTRAPPSAGGTHNH, encoded by the exons ATGGCGGAGGTTCCCGGAACATCCAGTGAGACGATAACGGAGACAGTTCAGACAAATACACCGCCGCCTCCACAGCAG gaAGGACGAAGCTTGACAATCaagctgaggaagaggaagactGAGAAGAAGGTGGAGTGGTCCAGTGACACAGTTGACAATGAGCACCTGGGAAGACGATCTTCTAAGT GTTGCTGTATTTATGAAAAGCCCAGACAGTTTGGAGAATCATCCTCTGAAAGTGAGGGAGATGATGACGACGAAGGGTGTGGAAGTGCCAACTGCATCCTGGGCCACGGCAGGAAAGGACATGGACAGAGGCCTGATGAAGGAACCAGAGCACCTCCAAGTGCTGGAGGGACACACAACCATTAA